The region AAGCAACAGTTACTAAGTCTAAGTTAGTGGAAGATGAAAAAATAGAAGTGTCTGACAACGAATAGTTATGTGTATGACAATGAATAGTTATTAAGTGTATGACAATGAATAGTTATTAAGTGTATGACAatgaaaaagtataaattgtaGGTTAACGgaaagaaaagttaaagaaGAGTCCACAAAGACAAGAAAGATAAAGGCCAAatatcgtaaaaaggccaaattttttataaaagtttcacaaaagttctgatctctcaattttgtcgattttggccaaaaacaaattatttggtatCAATTGTAGCCAACTCTcagtttgatttcaatttgcctatgtgacacctatgtggcgcctatgtggcaaTGCCAAATACTGAAAGggcaggacttttgtgaaactaaataattcatttttggccaaaatcgacaaaattgaaaggtcaggacttttgtgaaaccaaataatcagtttttggccaaaatcgacaaaattaaaaaaatcaggacttttatgaaacttttgtgaaaggtttggcatttttacaacatttggccaaaaataaattaaaaaaaatacacatgTCAGAGTTAAGATGTGCCACTTGTCAAAATTATATTATGAATTAATTAGAAGTTCAGAATTataatatagtatagatatagattaattagaagttcataattataatatagtatAAATATAGATTAATTAGAAGTTcagaattataatataatatagattattttatcataaaaatacaaaCTAAATCAATTAGCCAATTTacattatatatgtatatgcatGTAActgttttattatataaaaaattaaagtcaaTGGAGCCTAAGTTTTCTCTCTCTAGAAATTGTTCTCTTCCTTCTCTCTAAAAACaagtctttcttcttcatcatcttttGAGGGTGAGAGAAGATAATTTTTCCGGTTAAatggaaaatcatcttctctccgcccataataatatttattgtagatctattgttcttgtttaaataaatctttaaaaatgtttatttgGAATTTCTTTTGATCTAAATTTTATTAACTCTTGTTATAGTGTTTGtttgtcttttgttttgaaGATCGAAGGTATGTTGAagatgaaaatttatttttccagaATCTCCTTAAAGATGAAGatcagaaaatataaaatttcaacgGATCTAACGATCTAAAAATAACTTTTGGATCTATATTGAAGATGAaacttgaaaagtttgaaacttTAAGAGTCAAGCGGTTTTAAGATCGTAGTCTCAATATTTTGAACCATTTATGTATTTGGGTAACCTTTTGATGGTTGAAAAAACCTTATTCGATAACTTTGTTAAAacagctctcatcattattTTAGAATAGTTTCTTTTCAAGTTGATGAAGAACTATccatttatgtaatttttattattattaatgaaaattttagcttttgacaaaaaaaaattgatttgaaattacaaaaaacaaatcaattttCTAATTCGgattgattttaaaagtaaaaatttcaCTTCACTTTTAGGACAAacccattaaaaaaattgaactgaCCAGATGTAGGCAAGAAATTTCCACTGAGCTTAATggtcaattttgtttttctctCTATCTACACAAGGTATAGTCAGCATCTATCTCTAATTTCCATCCTACTCCGAGTGTAAATTTTCTATGATAATTTTCTGATGCGAAACAGAGGCATACATAATCAAGCGACTGTTATTTCTTCCGAATTGCTAATTTCCTCAATAAACTGAGCTTTAGGCTCCAAATCTATGAACTGGTTGGACTTGCTGGCAAGATGTGAGATGCTAACCCTACCTTGACGCTTGATATAGTCGGCTACAGCTTTCATTTCTTCTTGTGAGATGTATATGTATTTGCCTCTATCGTCCATGACACCAGAAAGTCGCCCTAAACATCAAGAAAATAGACCATATCTTAAATTTCTCATCGATAACAGTGACAAAATCACTATTCAGAGAGTTTATTTTACACTTATGTCAGACTTATAGCGTAATTCAAACTATGTTGGTTTGAGGCATATTTGAACTATGATAACAATGAAGGAAGTTGTTGCATATTCTTTTATTTGAACGATGAAACAGGGGTTCAAGGAGCACTGAATTAGAATGAAAGGTTCGGATGATTTTCTCTCCATCCACTGAAGTTGCATCAGAAACCGaaagaaactaataaaacataacATTTTTTCAGTGTATTTCATGTTTAACAAGAAAATGGCAATAGTTCATACCCATTGTTTCCAGAGAGGTTATTCGATTGATACATTCCTGCATTAGCCAAAAGTGCATGTAGACATTAGAGAACCAAATATTTGCATTTATCCAGCAATAACTTGAAAGAAGTGACTTCAGTTCTATGGTTATAAATCTCAACTCAATACGCATGTTTAGAGGGAGTTGATTCAACTATATTACAATCTGTTGTTGTATCCTCAAGAACTGAAATTGAGAGATTACCTGGGTCCTCATTTTAAACTCTGCAGCAAGATCTTCCAAGGGAACACATTTCTGTTTCTgcagttaaaaaatttaaacataaagAACCCAAAAGAATCAGATGATAACAACCTGCCCAACCTTATCAGTACTTTTATATGTCTTCTGTaacaaacttaaatttaaattgagaaaacgacTTTTGTATAAAATTCCTGATATGCACAGTTAAGATATTTTGATTGATTGTTAAGTACTTGAAATTCGCAATGGAGGTATTCATTTCTAGAGTGAAATGGAAacaattactaaaattaaaaaagtaaagcTAAAACTAAGCCCACAAAAGTTTTGACGCGATGTCAATGGGAAAGCTTATCTTTACAAATTAGTCATATAAATGATAAAACACCCGAAGTTATGAGTCTAGCAAATGCAGATTCACAATACCTTTATGTATTCCACAAACTCGGATAGCAAATCCTGTTTTCCATCTTGCACGTCATTTTCTGTTGTTCCTTCAGCATCAATTGAAAACTCCCCTTTCCACTTCTCAAATTCTAATGCAGCGGCTTCCTCCTCTTTGGCTTTTCGAGCATTGGCTTCTTCTTCCTATGTATGAGATATTTTTTTAACCGCAAACTCAAGTATAAATACTGTGATATACCAAAGGAAAGATGGGAAGCCTCACTAGCATACGCTCCTTTGCCTCATGCTCCTCATCCTTCCTTCTCCGCATTTCTGCATAACGGTCTTGTTTGGAATGCCTTGATTCACGTGCTGCTTCCTCAGCCTGTCAAACAATCATGTCCAGCTCAACAGATAAGAACTACTGGCATCCAgtaaaaaaaggtaaaagtgAAACACTCATTTTTACTACTTGGATTTTTCAGATGACTAATTCAATTCCAACATAAAAGATGTCCCATACATCTTCATAGAAGCTTGACATTAACAAAAAGAGAgcttttttcttcaaaaaccTCAAGGTGAAAGTTTAGAATCATTCAACTCTCAGATTTGATGAGGATTTGTAATGATATGACTAACAATAATCAATTAGCCTAAAGCAGAATGAGAAAAAAATGATGTAGAACCAAATTGGATCTGTTAATTCAtttttagaaaagaaaaaagagaagagTAAGGATTAAAATCGAGCACCTGTCTTTGAGCATCCCGCTCTTGCCGCCTCTTCTCTTTCTTTGATGATCCTCTAGCCTCATAGTGTTCACCAGCAGCAACTTCATCATCGCTTTCATCACCAATATCTATGACCAAAATTCAAACTTACTAATAATAACTATGAACTGATTCAATTCCacaaaatattcaataaaaaaaattggtactGAAGAATCTACAATAGAAATTCATCCTGtaaattaacatataattaaaagaacCATCAACATATgtaatttaaacctaataatACTTGTGCACAAGAAGACGCAAAGCaagcaataaaaaaatcaaggtCCACTTTGCAATGTAGATAAATAGTTCCGCATTCTTCAAACAAGTAGTACTAGAACACATACTACATGCTTTAATAACAGAGAAATCCGTAATCCCTCCATTGCCAGACAATGTTACTCAACAAACTCAAACTAGTATTTATTTTGCGCTAGCTTTTCCAGTTTTACAGTGTAGAATAACAAATGAAACTAAAAATCCAAGCAAAGCAGCAACTCCAGTATACTTAGACAAACGCATAACAAAATGAGCCGTCATTCTTCACACATTCATCAATTTATGCACGCAATAAATTTCTTAAAGCTAATCTATTCTTTTTCTAACTCCAAGGTTTCTACTTCATTTTCTTTTGTCCACCAATCCTAACATTTCTACACTAGTAACTAACAAAAATTGCACTATAAACCGAAATTTAGTATACTTATCAAAAATCATACATAGTATTCTATCATAACTTGTAGAGCGAATAATGACAAAATAGCAAACACGAGATGACAAACCTTCAACAGGTGCTTCTGCAGCTCGAGATGAGCTAGCACCAGCTGCCGGTCTTCTGCGCATTCGCCGTGCACCAGTGGCACGCACCACATTTTCTCTCTGCACAACCTGAAATTGATCGAACACCGTCAAATTCAAGAATCGATCTCTGTGTAGCACAACACTGGTGTCCAAAAAAGTGAACAAACCTGAGGGTTGTCGTGTTCTTGATGTTGATCAGGTGCTAGCGAACTTTGACGGCGTTTCCATAAATATAACGGTACTAGAGCAGCTACGAGTAGCATTGATAGGATTGCAACAAATAATTCCTCCATTTTATTATTACTCCTTCAAcctaaagcaaaaaaaaaagtaaaatttgaaattcagattgtaaattttgtaattagACTAAGAAATGAGATAGAacattaaattcaaatattaccTCT is a window of Mercurialis annua linkage group LG2, ddMerAnnu1.2, whole genome shotgun sequence DNA encoding:
- the LOC126670753 gene encoding DDRGK domain-containing protein 1; this encodes MEELFVAILSMLLVAALVPLYLWKRRQSSLAPDQHQEHDNPQVVQRENVVRATGARRMRRRPAAGASSSRAAEAPVEDIGDESDDEVAAGEHYEARGSSKKEKRRQERDAQRQAEEAARESRHSKQDRYAEMRRRKDEEHEAKERMLEEEANARKAKEEEAAALEFEKWKGEFSIDAEGTTENDVQDGKQDLLSEFVEYIKKQKCVPLEDLAAEFKMRTQECINRITSLETMGRLSGVMDDRGKYIYISQEEMKAVADYIKRQGRVSISHLASKSNQFIDLEPKAQFIEEISNSEEITVA